The following are encoded in a window of Pontiella desulfatans genomic DNA:
- a CDS encoding beta strand repeat-containing protein codes for MRRTGILAGALLLAVVANAATVTFIGTNGAAWNVDGNWSDGVVPDASDTAQINSGSIVNFDYGSGWPAANAIAVNVDGTVTAANPVRSWATVWNFGSTATLDGATWLTLQGGGSAFLFDSGATLTNITGSMELNGNADVTLGFNLDAGGFQQLTASTLQINGYVGQTILVDMAAYTGPTQNIPLIEFTNPGGSPTVTAAQFQTLNLIVTNNGGYPASLVWDEEDDSIVLDMGVIDYDITWDGEAGDSLWASASNWTGNTLPSNGDIIGIDDATVEAIEFLPGQSMIYLNGTSTLTGGLVRAQGSTFYVGSQAVLTGGFWDFDNGSAVFEDGASVTMSQWEFKNDNHLNFNLSASGFSTLTPGSLVGSGTINSNDAFMVDMADFTGPAQNLTLVDFSNGGGLTDVQFQTANLIVTNEGSYEANLIWDESTASIKLDMGVVEYDVTWDGEAGDDLWSNATNWTGDTLPTAGEVIGIDGSNVTWDVLAASGNLPASCELHLTGAAILNLTTTLRANNSTVYVGSSASLTGSGAFVAESGNFIFEAGSTVNLSGNSFMGSGAGLTFNLNIGGFTTLQAGNLFLNGSAANISNSTFIVDMEDFDGAPQNISLIDFSAGAEGGSLTDAQFQTAALMVTNDSGYGASLVWDEAEDRIILDMNAVAYDVAWDGEGIGDFWSNPTNWTGDTLPGSGDVIGIHNASVDWDSNAGSDNLPFACEIHLTGTSELESTATLRMANSTINVGANATITGSGFWDCDDGTFVFEDGAAATMNFFEFKDANSLTFNLGASGFTTLTPGNLFGAANIGGDDTFTVDMADYTGGTQAITLMDFSNGGGLTDTQFQTANLVITNEGSYTADLEWDAGTASIILEVLDGDPAPVADDQTVYISGSSVAITLTATDPEGDPLSWAIVDAPAFGSLSGTAPDLTYTPTGATVADSFTFTAFDGSSLSNTGTVTILPTVQFIESGSAPNTDVLVSVLPGSPGVNPEAPLLWSTGDAGLGQSFRFASDTTLNAITIQKFGDASFDSDEHVLKLWIGEYDTDDSIDEGYPATTHSVGATLHTQYIDLSGQNFTSNNYYTITLSSGVSLSADVEYGFELAFTAQDTDNRFDLVKYYDPAGTGDGIYAGGMTLYQANITGTLPFVSLIDEAWNDLAFVLQGTSAGGADPIGDISLGGLVAGDLVFSWATSLGQTYNVETNADLTTSNWGILETVIGDGGTVTVTNTPGLSELFYKITSP; via the coding sequence ATGAGGAGAACAGGAATACTGGCCGGAGCGCTTTTATTGGCCGTTGTAGCCAATGCGGCAACCGTTACCTTCATCGGGACCAATGGCGCTGCATGGAATGTTGATGGTAATTGGTCGGATGGTGTTGTGCCGGATGCTTCTGACACCGCTCAAATTAACAGCGGTTCAATTGTGAATTTTGATTACGGCAGCGGATGGCCCGCTGCCAATGCAATAGCTGTCAATGTCGACGGCACGGTGACGGCAGCTAATCCCGTGCGCTCCTGGGCGACGGTATGGAACTTTGGCTCAACAGCTACGCTCGACGGCGCTACCTGGTTGACGCTCCAGGGCGGTGGTTCGGCATTTTTGTTTGATTCCGGTGCGACCTTGACGAACATCACCGGATCGATGGAACTTAATGGTAACGCAGACGTAACCCTCGGGTTCAATCTCGATGCCGGAGGTTTTCAGCAGTTGACTGCCTCAACGCTGCAAATTAACGGTTATGTCGGTCAGACCATTCTGGTGGATATGGCCGCGTATACCGGTCCGACTCAAAACATACCACTGATCGAGTTTACCAATCCCGGAGGCTCCCCGACGGTTACGGCTGCTCAATTTCAGACCTTAAACCTGATCGTTACTAATAACGGTGGTTATCCCGCCAGTCTGGTTTGGGATGAAGAGGATGACTCGATTGTTCTTGATATGGGTGTCATTGATTACGATATCACCTGGGACGGCGAAGCCGGTGATAGTCTTTGGGCCAGCGCATCCAACTGGACGGGCAATACGCTGCCTTCAAATGGAGATATAATCGGTATCGATGACGCAACGGTTGAGGCCATCGAGTTTCTCCCAGGCCAGAGCATGATTTATTTGAACGGAACATCGACGCTGACCGGTGGGCTGGTGCGCGCACAGGGCTCAACCTTCTATGTTGGTTCTCAGGCCGTGCTGACGGGCGGATTCTGGGACTTTGACAACGGTTCCGCGGTTTTCGAAGACGGTGCATCCGTTACCATGAGCCAATGGGAATTTAAAAACGACAACCACTTAAACTTTAACTTGAGTGCGTCTGGATTCAGCACGCTGACCCCGGGCAGTCTTGTGGGTTCCGGTACCATTAACAGCAATGATGCTTTCATGGTCGATATGGCCGACTTTACCGGCCCTGCCCAGAACCTGACACTGGTCGACTTTTCGAACGGCGGCGGGTTGACTGATGTTCAGTTCCAGACGGCAAACCTGATCGTTACCAATGAGGGTAGTTATGAAGCTAACCTGATCTGGGATGAATCAACCGCTTCAATCAAGCTCGATATGGGCGTTGTTGAATACGATGTCACCTGGGACGGCGAAGCCGGTGACGACCTCTGGTCGAATGCAACCAACTGGACCGGCGATACACTCCCTACAGCCGGAGAGGTTATCGGGATTGATGGATCGAACGTAACCTGGGATGTATTAGCCGCCAGTGGCAACCTGCCCGCCAGCTGTGAACTTCATCTGACCGGTGCAGCAATCCTGAATTTGACCACGACGCTGCGAGCAAACAATTCAACGGTTTATGTCGGGTCATCCGCATCCCTGACCGGTTCGGGCGCATTTGTTGCGGAGTCCGGAAATTTCATATTTGAAGCCGGTTCTACAGTGAATCTGTCCGGGAACAGTTTTATGGGCAGCGGAGCCGGATTAACTTTCAATCTAAACATCGGCGGCTTCACAACCCTTCAGGCGGGAAATCTGTTTTTGAACGGTTCCGCAGCGAATATCAGCAACTCCACCTTTATTGTCGATATGGAAGACTTCGACGGGGCCCCGCAAAATATTTCGCTGATCGATTTCAGTGCGGGCGCTGAAGGCGGCAGCCTTACGGATGCCCAGTTCCAGACCGCTGCGCTGATGGTCACTAACGACAGCGGCTATGGCGCCAGCCTGGTTTGGGATGAAGCAGAGGATCGGATCATCCTCGATATGAATGCGGTTGCGTATGACGTTGCATGGGACGGCGAAGGCATCGGAGACTTCTGGTCGAACCCGACCAACTGGACGGGCGATACCCTGCCGGGCAGCGGTGACGTTATCGGCATTCATAACGCATCCGTTGACTGGGATTCTAATGCCGGTAGCGATAACCTGCCTTTCGCCTGCGAGATTCATTTGACCGGAACCTCGGAGTTGGAATCAACGGCAACCCTTCGTATGGCCAATTCGACGATTAATGTGGGCGCAAATGCAACGATCACCGGCTCAGGGTTCTGGGACTGCGATGACGGGACATTCGTGTTTGAAGACGGTGCGGCCGCCACGATGAACTTCTTTGAATTCAAGGATGCCAACAGCCTCACCTTCAATCTGGGGGCATCCGGCTTTACGACGCTGACGCCGGGCAATCTGTTTGGAGCCGCGAACATTGGCGGCGATGATACCTTCACGGTTGACATGGCTGACTATACCGGCGGAACCCAAGCCATCACATTGATGGACTTTTCCAACGGTGGAGGTCTGACGGACACCCAGTTCCAGACTGCGAACCTGGTGATAACGAATGAAGGCAGCTATACTGCCGACCTTGAGTGGGATGCGGGGACGGCTTCCATTATACTGGAGGTGTTAGACGGTGATCCGGCTCCGGTTGCTGATGATCAGACGGTCTATATCTCCGGCTCTTCAGTGGCCATTACGCTGACGGCGACCGATCCCGAAGGCGATCCGCTGTCGTGGGCCATCGTAGATGCTCCGGCCTTCGGAAGTCTTTCGGGTACGGCCCCGGATCTGACTTACACACCGACCGGCGCGACGGTGGCGGACAGCTTTACCTTTACGGCATTTGATGGCTCCAGCCTGTCCAACACCGGAACGGTAACGATTCTGCCTACGGTACAATTTATAGAGAGTGGTTCTGCTCCGAATACAGATGTACTGGTCAGCGTGCTGCCCGGTTCGCCCGGAGTAAATCCGGAAGCTCCGTTGCTCTGGAGTACCGGAGATGCCGGCTTGGGTCAATCCTTCCGCTTCGCATCTGACACGACGTTGAATGCCATCACCATTCAGAAATTTGGAGATGCCTCCTTTGACAGCGATGAGCATGTGCTGAAACTGTGGATCGGTGAATATGATACGGATGATTCAATCGATGAGGGCTACCCGGCCACGACGCATTCGGTGGGTGCAACCCTGCATACCCAATATATCGACCTGTCGGGGCAGAACTTTACCAGTAACAACTATTACACCATCACATTGTCCTCGGGCGTCAGCCTGAGTGCCGATGTGGAATATGGGTTCGAGCTAGCCTTTACTGCACAGGATACGGACAACCGTTTTGATCTGGTTAAATACTATGACCCGGCGGGCACCGGTGACGGTATATACGCGGGCGGTATGACGCTGTACCAGGCCAACATTACCGGAACACTCCCGTTTGTATCGTTGATTGATGAAGCGTGGAATGATCTGGCGTTTGTGTTGCAGGGGACCTCTGCCGGCGGAGCGGATCCGATCGGTGATATTTCGCTGGGCGGACTTGTTGCAGGCGATCTGGTCTTCTCATGGGCCACGTCCCTTGGCCAAACGTATAACGTCGAAACCAATGCCGACCTGACCACCTCGAACTGGGGCATACTGGAAACGGTTATCGGCGATGGTGGAACGGTTACGGTGACCAATACCCCCGGACTGTCTGAGTTGTTCTATAAAATAACGTCTCCGTAA
- a CDS encoding IS3 family transposase (programmed frameshift) produces the protein MGRKRRTFTDKFKAKVAIEAIKGVKTLAELASEYQVHPNQISDWKKQLLSNAPDLFASGKKKQAQTEEELTAPLYEEIGRLKMDVKWLKKAMSLPLSTRRSWVEPGTDYSVRRQCRLAGVPRSGFYYDPAPETPENLLLMRLIDEQYLRHPEFGYPRMTDWLRDQDYDVNHKRVARLMQLMGIQAITPGPHTSKPAPRHKIYPYLLRNVDIERVNQVWSTDITYIPMRHGYMYLTAVIDWYSRYVLAWELSSTMESTFCVDALERALTQGNPEIFNTDQGSQFTSNAFTGVLLNENITISMDGRGRALDNVFIERLWWSVKYEKIYPACYADGHALHRGLDSYFKYYNHERKHSALDKRTPAEVFMEGAVRT, from the exons ATGGGAAGAAAACGAAGAACATTCACGGACAAGTTCAAGGCCAAGGTGGCGATTGAGGCCATCAAGGGCGTGAAGACATTGGCGGAGCTGGCATCGGAATATCAGGTCCATCCGAACCAGATTTCGGATTGGAAGAAGCAGTTGCTTTCGAATGCGCCGGATCTTTTTGCATCGGGGAAAAAGAAGCAGGCTCAAACGGAAGAAGAGCTTACGGCTCCACTTTACGAAGAGATCGGGCGTCTGAAGATGGACGTGAAGTGGCTC AAAAAAGCTATGAGCCTGCCGCTTTCAACGCGCCGCAGCTGGGTGGAGCCCGGCACCGATTATTCGGTTCGGCGGCAGTGTAGGCTCGCAGGCGTCCCCAGATCGGGCTTCTACTACGACCCCGCCCCGGAAACGCCGGAGAACCTGCTTCTGATGCGTTTGATCGACGAGCAGTATCTCCGGCATCCGGAGTTCGGCTATCCACGCATGACGGACTGGTTGCGTGATCAAGACTATGATGTCAATCACAAGCGGGTCGCCCGCCTCATGCAGCTGATGGGGATTCAGGCCATCACGCCCGGTCCGCACACGAGCAAGCCCGCCCCGAGGCACAAGATCTACCCTTATTTGCTGCGCAATGTGGACATCGAACGGGTGAACCAGGTTTGGAGTACGGACATCACCTACATCCCGATGCGGCATGGATACATGTACCTGACCGCCGTAATCGACTGGTACAGCCGCTATGTGCTCGCCTGGGAGCTCTCAAGCACCATGGAGAGCACGTTCTGCGTTGATGCGCTGGAGCGTGCGCTGACGCAGGGGAATCCGGAGATATTCAACACCGACCAAGGAAGCCAGTTCACCTCGAACGCCTTCACCGGTGTCCTGTTAAACGAGAACATCACCATCAGCATGGACGGGCGAGGCCGGGCGTTGGACAACGTATTCATCGAACGACTGTGGTGGTCGGTGAAGTATGAGAAAATCTATCCCGCATGCTATGCCGACGGGCATGCGTTGCATCGGGGCCTTGACAGCTATTTTAAATATTACAACCACGAGAGGAAGCACAGCGCTCTGGACAAACGCACCCCCGCCGAGGTATTCATGGAAGGAGCAGTCAGAACATGA
- a CDS encoding ArdC family protein → MNGRDKINQLITQRMIDRITEIGELPWHKPWTSVSMMPRNLVSKKNYRGVNVFLLHMMGFTSQWWLTLKQVNALGGKIRTGEKGSPVVFFKIVEPRGDAVGSDGKSKSFAMLRYYRVWNTDQCEGLDGKVPVVEVPKRVHTPIENAEAVIRNMPCPPRVAHGRRQASYCPPTDTVSMPSPETFVSGESYFSALLHECVHATGAAKRLARKAIMEPNRFGSDPYAKEELVAELGAAFLCGHCGILPKTEENSAAYLKGWLARLKAEPSMLITAGSQAQKAYDYVLGNLEIKAPAAEPVAEGVVAEKLAA, encoded by the coding sequence ATGAATGGAAGAGATAAAATTAATCAGCTCATCACACAACGGATGATAGATCGCATAACCGAGATCGGTGAGCTGCCATGGCACAAGCCGTGGACCTCGGTGTCGATGATGCCGCGAAATCTGGTCAGCAAAAAGAACTACCGTGGCGTGAACGTCTTCCTTCTCCATATGATGGGGTTCACTTCGCAATGGTGGCTAACGCTCAAGCAGGTAAACGCCCTTGGCGGAAAAATCAGAACGGGGGAGAAGGGCTCGCCTGTGGTTTTTTTTAAGATCGTGGAGCCGAGGGGTGATGCCGTTGGCAGTGACGGCAAGTCTAAGTCTTTCGCGATGCTGCGCTATTATCGAGTATGGAACACTGACCAGTGCGAAGGGCTTGATGGCAAGGTGCCAGTGGTGGAAGTGCCGAAGCGGGTGCATACACCCATTGAGAACGCCGAAGCCGTTATCCGCAACATGCCGTGCCCGCCGCGTGTTGCACATGGCCGGAGGCAGGCATCGTACTGCCCGCCGACCGACACGGTCAGTATGCCGTCACCGGAAACATTCGTCAGTGGAGAGAGTTATTTTTCAGCCCTCCTTCACGAATGTGTTCATGCCACCGGGGCAGCGAAGAGATTGGCCCGTAAAGCCATCATGGAGCCTAACCGGTTCGGAAGTGACCCGTATGCCAAAGAAGAGCTTGTTGCTGAACTTGGCGCAGCTTTCCTCTGCGGGCACTGCGGTATCTTGCCGAAGACCGAGGAGAACTCTGCTGCCTATCTGAAAGGTTGGTTAGCGAGGTTGAAGGCTGAGCCTTCGATGCTGATCACCGCCGGTAGTCAGGCTCAAAAAGCCTATGACTATGTATTGGGTAACCTAGAAATCAAAGCACCCGCTGCTGAACCGGTTGCTGAGGGCGTAGTGGCTGAGAAGCTTGCCGCGTGA
- a CDS encoding JAB domain-containing protein: MIMQLTTELAVKEDREPGPKITKPADAAEYLKDLRLSLLQQETFICVTLDCKSQIIDRHIISIGVLDSTLVSPRELYRVAINDSAKSILVAHNHPSGDLAPSAQDLQVTKKLIEAGRIMEIALLDHLIIAAGDDHLSLKESGLVKF; encoded by the coding sequence ATGATCATGCAATTAACGACGGAATTAGCCGTAAAAGAGGATCGAGAACCGGGGCCGAAGATCACTAAGCCTGCTGATGCGGCGGAATATCTGAAAGATCTTCGCCTCAGCCTGCTCCAGCAGGAAACATTTATTTGCGTAACATTGGATTGTAAAAGCCAGATCATCGATCGCCATATTATTTCGATCGGGGTTCTGGACAGCACGCTGGTGTCACCGAGAGAATTATACCGGGTGGCAATCAACGATTCGGCCAAGAGTATTCTGGTGGCCCATAATCATCCAAGTGGCGACTTAGCCCCTTCAGCCCAGGACCTTCAGGTGACGAAGAAGCTGATCGAGGCGGGGAGGATTATGGAAATCGCACTGCTAGATCACCTTATAATTGCAGCGGGAGATGACCACCTAAGCCTGAAGGAATCTGGTCTGGTCAAGTTCTAG